In a genomic window of Quercus lobata isolate SW786 chromosome 4, ValleyOak3.0 Primary Assembly, whole genome shotgun sequence:
- the LOC115986624 gene encoding protein ABIL1 isoform X2 yields MVAIWTEAELKNLRPQLYSAAEYCEKSYLHSEQKQMVLDNLKDYAVRALVNAVDHLGTVAYKLTDLLEQQTLEVSTMELNVSCLNQKLLMCQTYTEKEGIRQQQLLAFIPRHHKHYILPNSVNKKVHFSPQIQTDARQNHFQARARLYPSGTSASKTLSWHLASETKSTMKGTPQSLSSTEDLKISGNTSGVFHLVDNEETIKTKSSAAHLQLPSGGPGSSAVMQTLSATRRDATDSSKALTSYRSFENRNRREIVRVPVRSKSVLSAFFVKQKTPKLKAGSDP; encoded by the exons GAACTTAAGAACTTAAGACCTCAACTATATTCTGCTGCAGAATATTGTGAGAAGTCCTATCTTCACAGTGAGCAGAAACAAAT GGTACTGGATAACCTGAAAGATTATGCCGTTCGAGCCCTGGTCAATGCTGTTGATCACCTTGGCACTGTCGCTTACAAGTTAACAGACCTACTTGAGCAGCAAACATTAGAAGTCTCAACCATGGAGCTGAATGTGTCTTGCCTAAATCAG AAACTTCTAATGTGTCAAACATACACGGAGAAAGAAGGAATCAGACAGCAGCAGTTGTTGGCATTCATCCCGAGACATCATAAGCACTACATTTTACCAA ATTCTGTCAATAAGAAGGTACATTTCAGTCCACAGATTCAGACTGATGCTAGGCAAAATCATTTTCAGGCTAGAGCTCGTCTTTACCCTTCAG GTACTTCTGCATCAAAAACTCTTTCCTGGCATTTAGCCTCAGAAACGAAGTCTACCATGAAGGGGACCCCGCAATCTTTGAGCAG CACTGAAGACCTAAAGATTTCTGGAAATACTTCTGGGGTTTTCCATCTTGTAG ATAATGAAGAGACTATCAAGACAAAATCCTCAGCAGCTCATCTTCAGTTACCAAGTGGAGGTCCTGGTTCTAGTGCAGTTATGCAAACATTGAGTGCCACACGAAGG GATGCAACCGATAGTTCCAAAGCTTTAACATCATACAGGTCATTTGAAAACCGAAATCGACGTGAGATTGTACGTGTCCCTGTTCGCAGCAAAAGCGTACTATCAGCTTTCTTTGTCAAACAAAAAACACCAAAGCTGAAGGCTGGCTCTGACCCGTGA